CATCCTGAACCTCTGTACCCGCTGACCTTTCACGTCCGGGCGCCGGCCGGCCGTGCCGCGGCGGAATTGCCTTGCCAGGCACGTACTCCGCGGCGCACCCTTGAGGACAGGCCGTGTTCTGCTGCTGGCAGACGTGGCAGTTAGGTGACACAGGCAACGATCCCGGAGCGTGCGGATGGCGTCCCGGAGCGTGCCGGAGACGTCCACGATGTGATGCGAACGGGTCGCAACAGCGAGATCCGGCCGCGGTGGCGGCAACTTCCGGCCAACTTCGCGAACTGGCGTTAAATAGTTTGCGGGCTCCGGCGCGGACAGCGTACTGTTCTTTCTGCGGTCGAATCCTGGCCGAAAACTTCAAACCACCATAGCGATCGAGCTTACCGCCCGCTTCGCCACAACGAGAGGAGGTGCCTTGGAAATGATCACCAACACGGTTAAGAAGCCGTTCAGCGACGCTGCCGCGCTGCCGTGCGCCCAGATTCAGGGTGCCTCGCCGCGCCTGCACGTCGCGACCGTTGTGCTCATGGCTTCCGGCGCTGTCCAGATCAAGGGCGGAGCTGTCGGCGATGTGAAGTACGGCGGTTCGGGTTCTCGAGCATGGAGTCCACCGGTCTGACAAGCGTCAGAGCCGGCACCTCCAAGGCCGCGGAACCCGAATAGGGTCCGCGGCCCTTTTTGTTTGATCAGCGCGGCGTTTGATCAGCGCAGTTTTGTCAGCACAGTTTTGGCGGCTACCAGCCGGTAGTCGTCGAGGACGACAAGAGATCAGCACACAACAGTCACTGGGAGGTGACCGGAATGAGCGTGAGCTTCCTCGATGTCTTCACCGAGGTGGCCTCGTCGCAGGACCTGCCCTGTCGGTCCTACGCGCCAGAACTCTTCTTCGCCGAATCGCCGGCGGACGTCGAGTACGCGAAGTCGCTTTGCACGACCTGCCCGCTGAAGGCGGAATGCCTGGCCGGAGCGCTCGAGCGTTCCGAGCCGTGGGGAGTGTGGGGTGGCGAGCTGTTCGTCCAAGGTGTGGTGGTTCCGCGCAAGCGGCCCCGTGGGCGTCCCCGCAAGAGCGACACCGTTACCGCAGCCTGACGACAACCCCTACGAAAACGAGTCCCGACGATGACAACCCAGACTTACACCAGGAGCACTGAAATGCATTTACTTCATGAAGATCTCGCCCGTGCTCATTGTCGTACTTCACTGAAGGACGCAGAGCAGAACCGGCGCTTCCGCCTCGCTCACCAGATCGAGCGGGCAGAGAAGCAGGCCGAGCGGGCCAACCGGCGGGCCGCGAGGGCCAGCGCGCGTGCGCGCCTCGCACTCGCCCGCCTGGTCTGATCCACCCAGTAACACCAGCCTGACCAGCTGAAACACAGTCTGAGGGGCGGCTCCCAACGGGGGAGCCGCCCCTCAGGCGCGTTCCTGGAGCAGCAGTTGCTGCAGACCGATCAGGGTGATCCCGCTGACGATCTCGTGCCGGGCGATCATCGCCGGTACGTCGGCCAGCGGAATCCACTCGATCCGGTCCGACTCGTTCAGCTCGGTCGGTTCGCCGATCCGTACCGCGCGCTCCGCCCGGTACACGAAATGCCGCGAGTCCATGATCCCGGCGGCCGGCTCCGAACGGATCAGCTCGGTCAGGCCGTCCGCCCGCCAGCCGGTCTCCTCCTCCAGCTCCCGCGCCGCCGCGGCCTCCGGACTCTCCCCGGCCTCGATGATCCCCATCGGGATCTCCCACGCCCAGGTGTCGGTCAGGAACCGGTGCCGCCACATCAGCAGCACGTGCTGGTCGCGGGTGACGACCGCGGCCGCGATGTTCCGCATCCGGACCGCGTGGTAGTCGAACCGCTCGCCGTCCGGCTGCTCGACGTCCAGGCGCCGTACGCTCAGCCAGCGGTTGGCCCAGACTTCACCCTCATTGTGAACAATCCATCGCACCGATGCAGACTAGTGCCATGGCATTGGCTACTTGTGCACTGTGCGGTCAGCAGGCGGAGTCGGAGGACGC
The genomic region above belongs to Kribbella solani and contains:
- a CDS encoding WhiB family transcriptional regulator; translated protein: MSVSFLDVFTEVASSQDLPCRSYAPELFFAESPADVEYAKSLCTTCPLKAECLAGALERSEPWGVWGGELFVQGVVVPRKRPRGRPRKSDTVTAA
- a CDS encoding NUDIX domain-containing protein, giving the protein MRWIVHNEGEVWANRWLSVRRLDVEQPDGERFDYHAVRMRNIAAAVVTRDQHVLLMWRHRFLTDTWAWEIPMGIIEAGESPEAAAARELEEETGWRADGLTELIRSEPAAGIMDSRHFVYRAERAVRIGEPTELNESDRIEWIPLADVPAMIARHEIVSGITLIGLQQLLLQERA